One segment of Megachile rotundata isolate GNS110a chromosome 4, iyMegRotu1, whole genome shotgun sequence DNA contains the following:
- the Rab9 gene encoding RAS oncogene family member Rab9 produces MSGNNSTAVGTPRGGNLQNRNSQRSTLLKVVILGDGGVGKSCLMNRFVSNHFDEHSFHTIGVEFLNKDIEINGEAYTLQIWDTAGQERFKTLRTPFYRGSDICLLTYAVDDRTSFKNLALWRSEFLYYADVQEGSTFPFIVVGNKVDVPESEKQVSTEEAQAWCAENGDPPLVETSAKDATNVEAAFGAAVAAWAQLEARLERPLVEDTVDLSKQQSSHRSSCCMPVSGAE; encoded by the exons ATGTCAGGAAACAATTCAACTGCAGTGGGTACACCTAGAGGTGGGAATTTACAAAATCGTAATTCTCAAAGATCGACGCTTTTAAAAGTGGTGATCCTGGGTGATGGTGGTGTTGGAAAATCTTGTCTTATGAACAGATTTGTATCAAATCATTTTGATGAACATAGTTTTCATACCATTggtgtagaatttttaaataaagatatTGAAATTAATGGAGAGGCATATACTCTTCAAATATGGGATACAGCTGGACAAGAAAGATTCAAAACTCTCAGAACACCATTTTACAGAGGTTCTGATATTTGCCTCTTGACTTACGCGGTTGATGATAGAAcgagttttaaaaatttagcactTTGGAGGTCAGAATTTCTTTATTATGCCGATGTTCAAGAGGGCTCAACATTTCCATTTATAGTTGTTGGAAACAAA GTGGATGTTCCAGAATCTGAAAAACAGGTGTCTACAGAAGAAGCTCAAGCTTGGTGTGCAGAAAATGGGGATCCTCCATTAGTAGAAACATCTGCAAAAGATGCGACAAATGTTGAAGCAGCATTTGGAGCAGCTGTTGCGGCTTGGGCACAACTTGAAGCTAGACTAGAGCGACCATTAGTAGAAGATACAGTTGACCTTTCTAAACAACAGTCCTCTCATCGTTCAAGTTGTTGTATGCCTGTGTCTGGTGCTGAGTAG